The proteins below come from a single Candidatus Rokuibacteriota bacterium genomic window:
- a CDS encoding hydantoinase/oxoprolinase family protein, protein MLIGIDVGGTFTDLTVVDAATGAIQVTKVPSTPRDEARAVLKGLAELGVASTRVSRIVHGTTVGTNAILQKRGARVALVATEGFRDLIEIGRTKRNIPALFNPTFVRPKPVVPRPLRFEVRERVLHDGRVLTPLDDTSVAQLIGALKRVEPEAVAICLLHSYANPSHEKQLAEMVREGLSGVPISCSAEVVPEYREFERFSTTVLNAYLQPLVERYLEGLERELLGCGYRAGVLTVGSSGGIMTLQTAMRLPIKTLFSGPAGGVSQALFVARQAGLSDLITYDMGGTSTDVCLVRGLSPVIATDNLIAAFPVKVPQVDINSVGAGGGSIAWVDVDGALQVGPQSAGADPGPAAYGLGGSEPTVRDANLVLGRISADRPLGGTIRLDPRLSREAIGRLADRLAGLDIARLAEGIIRIAVARMTSSIREISIQRGHDPREFTLVAFGGAGPMHAIPVAEELAIRRILVPRFPGNFSALGLLASDIRHDDVRTRIGRLEDLGLGTIMTVFQEMRAAAAARLREEGFRPGEMSFDFSLDLRYLGQAFELNVPVALETMSLASIARDFHARHLKTYGHADEQGTVEVVNLRLSAFGAVPKPGLPPYRSDVRDLQGALIEGREVYFDDRFASCPVYRRDRLPTGAALDGPVIVEEFGATTILFPGWRAAVDPWGNLLLARD, encoded by the coding sequence GTGCTGATCGGCATCGACGTCGGCGGCACGTTCACGGACCTCACGGTGGTCGACGCGGCCACGGGCGCGATCCAGGTCACGAAGGTTCCGTCCACGCCCCGGGACGAGGCGCGGGCGGTCCTGAAGGGGCTGGCCGAGCTGGGCGTGGCCAGCACCCGGGTCAGCCGCATCGTCCATGGCACCACCGTCGGGACCAACGCCATCCTCCAGAAGCGCGGGGCGCGCGTCGCGCTCGTGGCTACGGAAGGCTTCAGGGATCTCATCGAGATTGGCCGGACCAAGCGGAACATCCCCGCGCTCTTCAATCCGACCTTCGTCAGGCCCAAGCCCGTGGTGCCGCGGCCGCTCCGCTTCGAGGTCAGGGAGCGGGTGCTCCACGACGGCCGCGTGCTGACGCCGCTCGACGACACCAGCGTGGCGCAGCTGATCGGCGCGCTCAAGCGCGTGGAGCCCGAAGCCGTCGCCATCTGCCTGCTCCACTCGTACGCGAACCCCTCGCACGAGAAGCAGCTGGCCGAGATGGTGCGGGAAGGCCTCTCCGGGGTTCCGATCTCGTGCTCCGCGGAGGTGGTCCCCGAATACCGCGAGTTCGAGCGCTTCTCGACCACCGTCCTGAACGCCTACCTCCAGCCCCTGGTGGAGCGCTACCTGGAGGGCCTCGAGCGCGAGCTGCTGGGCTGTGGCTACCGGGCGGGGGTCCTGACCGTGGGCTCGAGCGGCGGGATCATGACCCTCCAGACCGCCATGCGGCTCCCCATCAAGACGCTCTTCTCAGGCCCCGCGGGAGGCGTGAGCCAGGCGCTCTTCGTCGCGCGTCAGGCGGGCTTGTCCGACCTCATCACCTACGACATGGGCGGGACCAGCACCGACGTCTGTCTGGTCAGGGGTCTCTCGCCGGTCATCGCGACGGACAACCTGATCGCCGCGTTTCCGGTGAAGGTCCCGCAGGTGGACATCAACAGCGTCGGCGCCGGCGGCGGGAGCATCGCCTGGGTTGACGTGGACGGGGCGCTCCAGGTCGGGCCCCAGTCCGCGGGTGCCGACCCGGGTCCGGCAGCCTACGGTCTCGGCGGCAGCGAGCCCACGGTCAGGGACGCGAATCTTGTGCTCGGCAGGATCAGCGCGGACCGCCCTCTCGGCGGGACGATCAGGCTGGACCCCCGGCTCAGCCGCGAGGCGATCGGCAGGCTCGCCGATCGGCTCGCGGGGCTCGACATCGCCCGGCTGGCTGAGGGGATTATTAGAATTGCCGTGGCGCGCATGACGTCATCCATTCGTGAGATCTCGATCCAGCGCGGCCACGACCCGCGGGAGTTCACCCTGGTCGCCTTCGGCGGAGCCGGGCCCATGCACGCGATCCCGGTGGCTGAGGAGCTGGCGATCAGGCGGATCCTGGTGCCGCGTTTCCCCGGAAACTTCTCGGCCCTCGGCCTTCTCGCCTCTGACATCCGGCATGACGACGTAAGGACGCGGATCGGCCGGCTCGAAGACCTCGGTCTGGGCACGATCATGACCGTCTTCCAGGAGATGAGAGCGGCGGCAGCGGCGCGCCTGCGGGAGGAAGGCTTCAGGCCGGGCGAGATGAGCTTCGACTTCTCCCTCGACCTCCGCTACCTCGGCCAAGCCTTCGAGCTGAATGTCCCAGTAGCTCTCGAGACCATGTCCCTGGCGTCAATCGCCCGCGACTTCCACGCACGGCATCTCAAGACGTACGGCCACGCGGACGAGCAGGGAACCGTGGAGGTCGTCAACCTGAGGCTCTCGGCCTTCGGCGCGGTGCCGAAGCCCGGGCTGCCGCCCTATCGGAGCGATGTCCGGGATTTGCAAGGAGCGCTCATCGAGGGGCGCGAGGTCTACTTCGACGATCGCTTCGCTTCCTGCCCGGTCTACCGCCGCGATCGGCTGCCGACCGGGGCTGCCCTGGACGGCCCGGTCATCGTCGAGGAGTTCGGCGCCACCACCATCCTCTTTCCTGGCTGGCGCGCCGCCGTTGACCCCTGGGGCAACCTCCTTCTCGCGCGGGACTGA
- a CDS encoding NAD(P)-dependent oxidoreductase: MARRKVLVTGMSGLIGGAVRKRLEGKYDLRALNRRPVNGVPCHRADIADLDGIRPAFAGIDVVVHLAALARVSAPWEEILRHNIVGTYNVFEASREAGVTRIVYASSGATVNRYEQEFPYSALVAGRYDEVGTWTKLTHETPPRPSGLYGCSKLWGEALARYYAGEYGMSVICLRIGAVNGEDRPTAPREFSVWCSQRDVAQMIEKCIAAPDSVRFDVFYVVSNNKWGYRDLDHARTVVGYEPEDRAEDHR, encoded by the coding sequence ATGGCGCGGCGGAAGGTCCTGGTGACGGGCATGAGCGGGCTGATCGGCGGCGCGGTGCGCAAGCGCCTGGAGGGGAAGTACGACCTTCGGGCGCTGAACCGGCGCCCCGTGAACGGCGTGCCGTGCCACCGGGCCGACATCGCCGATCTCGACGGGATCCGGCCCGCCTTTGCGGGGATTGACGTCGTCGTCCACCTCGCGGCCCTTGCCCGCGTCAGCGCGCCGTGGGAGGAGATCCTGAGGCACAACATCGTCGGGACGTACAACGTCTTCGAGGCGTCGCGGGAGGCGGGCGTGACGCGCATCGTCTACGCCAGCAGCGGCGCGACGGTGAACCGGTACGAGCAGGAGTTCCCGTACTCGGCCCTCGTCGCGGGACGCTACGACGAGGTGGGCACGTGGACGAAGCTGACCCACGAGACGCCGCCGCGTCCCTCGGGCCTCTATGGCTGCAGCAAGCTCTGGGGAGAGGCGCTCGCCAGGTATTACGCCGGCGAGTACGGAATGTCCGTGATCTGCCTGCGGATCGGCGCGGTGAACGGGGAAGACCGGCCGACCGCGCCGCGCGAGTTCTCGGTCTGGTGCAGCCAGCGGGACGTGGCGCAGATGATCGAGAAGTGCATCGCGGCGCCCGACAGCGTGCGATTCGACGTCTTCTACGTCGTCTCCAACAACAAGTGGGGGTACCGTGATCTCGACCACGCGCGCACCGTTGTCGGGTACGAGCCCGAGGATCGGGCCGAGGATCATCGGTAG
- a CDS encoding phosphotriesterase-related protein, with protein MAGSALPGHVQTVLGPVPGRSLGITLPHEHLLVDISCSFTEPQAASARGRAYEPVSLANLGWVRYHWTSNLDNLKLLDEATARDEALLFRAAGGLTIVDPTNVGLARDPAGLARIARATELNIVMGAGYYVGASHPRDMGSRTGEEIAREIIRDVTVGVGDAGIRSGLIGEIGCSWPWTENEQKSVRAAVWAQRETGAPLMIHPGRDAKAPTEILDAVRRHGGDPSRTIICHIDRTIADHGQLLDLAATGCYLEYDLFGLEGSYYPLNPGFDMPSDGQRMACVLRLIEAGHLNQLLVSHDICQKMRLTRYGGHGYHHLLVNIVPRLRRKGLDEATIRALLVENPGRVFSFA; from the coding sequence GTGGCCGGATCGGCTCTTCCCGGGCATGTCCAGACGGTCCTCGGTCCCGTCCCGGGAAGGTCCCTGGGGATCACGCTCCCCCACGAGCACCTGCTCGTCGACATCAGCTGCTCGTTCACCGAGCCCCAGGCCGCGAGCGCGCGGGGCCGCGCGTACGAGCCGGTGAGCCTCGCGAATTTGGGCTGGGTCCGGTATCACTGGACCAGCAACCTGGACAACCTGAAGCTCCTGGACGAGGCGACGGCCCGGGACGAAGCCCTCCTCTTCCGCGCGGCGGGCGGCCTCACGATCGTCGATCCCACCAACGTCGGGCTCGCGCGGGACCCGGCCGGCCTCGCCCGGATCGCGCGGGCGACCGAGCTGAACATCGTCATGGGCGCCGGCTACTATGTCGGGGCGAGCCATCCCCGCGACATGGGGAGCCGGACCGGCGAAGAGATCGCGCGGGAGATCATCCGGGACGTCACGGTCGGGGTGGGCGACGCCGGCATCCGGTCCGGGCTGATCGGCGAGATCGGCTGCTCCTGGCCCTGGACGGAGAACGAGCAGAAGAGCGTCCGGGCTGCGGTCTGGGCCCAGCGCGAGACGGGCGCGCCCCTGATGATTCACCCGGGGCGGGACGCGAAGGCGCCCACGGAGATCCTGGACGCCGTCCGGCGCCACGGCGGCGACCCGAGCCGCACCATCATCTGCCACATCGATCGCACGATCGCTGACCACGGGCAGCTCCTCGATCTCGCCGCCACCGGCTGCTACCTCGAGTACGACCTCTTCGGGCTGGAAGGATCGTACTACCCGTTGAACCCAGGCTTCGACATGCCGAGCGATGGCCAGCGGATGGCCTGCGTGCTCAGGCTGATCGAAGCCGGCCATCTGAACCAGCTCCTCGTCTCCCACGATATCTGCCAGAAGATGCGCCTGACCCGCTACGGCGGCCACGGCTACCACCACCTGCTCGTGAACATCGTGCCGCGGCTCAGGCGCAAGGGCCTCGATGAGGCCACCATCCGGGCGCTCCTCGTGGAGAATCCGGGGCGCGTCTTTAGCTTTGCCTGA
- a CDS encoding dihydrodipicolinate synthase family protein produces MNASLKFHGVIPANLVPFRPDLSIDEAAYRKHLRWLADTPGVTAITVNGHAAEVSSLSREERRRALELALDEVGDRLPLIAGVYSDGTQEAIELAGDARAAGAAGILVFPPTLFMWGAREKPAMALRHFSAIAKAVDIPIVVFEYPPASGIGYSPETLAKLAMIPSVVAVKDWSNDIVAFEQNLRAVRATGRPVAMLSSFTMSLFASFVLGADGCISGMGSVAADLQAELFAAVQKGDLETARRINDRLEPLVRVFYAPPFVDMHNRMKEALVLLGRIPQAVVRPPLTPINDEERARIREALKAAGLLPT; encoded by the coding sequence GTGAACGCGTCTCTCAAGTTCCACGGCGTGATCCCGGCGAACCTCGTGCCCTTCAGGCCCGACCTCTCGATCGACGAGGCCGCCTACCGGAAGCACCTGCGATGGCTGGCCGACACGCCCGGCGTCACCGCCATCACGGTCAACGGCCACGCCGCCGAGGTCTCCTCGCTCTCGCGGGAGGAACGGCGGCGGGCGCTCGAGCTGGCCCTCGACGAGGTCGGGGACCGCCTCCCCCTGATCGCTGGCGTCTACAGCGACGGCACCCAGGAGGCCATCGAGCTGGCCGGCGACGCCAGGGCCGCCGGCGCCGCGGGGATTCTCGTCTTCCCGCCCACGCTCTTCATGTGGGGCGCGCGCGAGAAGCCGGCGATGGCGCTCCGCCACTTCTCGGCGATCGCCAAGGCCGTGGACATCCCGATCGTCGTCTTCGAGTACCCGCCCGCCTCGGGGATCGGCTACAGCCCGGAGACGCTCGCCAAGCTCGCCATGATCCCCTCGGTCGTCGCGGTCAAGGACTGGTCGAACGACATCGTGGCCTTCGAGCAGAACCTCCGGGCCGTTCGGGCCACCGGCCGCCCCGTCGCCATGCTGTCGAGCTTCACGATGTCGCTCTTCGCGTCCTTCGTCCTCGGCGCCGACGGCTGCATCTCGGGGATGGGGAGCGTCGCCGCGGACCTCCAGGCCGAACTCTTTGCCGCTGTCCAGAAGGGCGATCTCGAAACGGCCCGCAGGATCAACGACCGCCTGGAGCCGCTCGTGCGCGTCTTTTACGCCCCGCCCTTCGTGGACATGCACAACCGGATGAAGGAGGCGCTGGTCCTGCTCGGCCGCATTCCGCAGGCGGTCGTTCGCCCGCCGCTGACCCCGATCAACGACGAGGAGCGGGCGCGGATCAGGGAAGCCCTCAAGGCGGCGGGACTCCTGCCGACCTGA
- a CDS encoding acyl-CoA/acyl-ACP dehydrogenase — protein MDFAFTEQQEMIRKEVSALARSFSWDYWLEKDRKAEYPQEFVDAFARSGWLGIIVPEEYGGSGLGVTEGSILLHEICAAGAGTSGASPIHFYVFPPMPLIKHGSEALKRKTLPKIATGEIVMSFGVTEPNAGTDTSRIQTRAEKKGDRWIINGRKVWNTNARHATKILLLARTTPREQVASKPFKGMTLFFADFDRTRITVREIEKLGRAAVDSNEIFIDNLEVPEEDVVGQVGEGFYHLLDSLNPERILTAIEAVGIGRAALERAVQYAKERIVFDRPIGKNQAIAHPLAGAWAKLEASELICWKAAWLYDHGRPCGAEANTAKLVAAEAGFEACDVALQTLGGFGYAKEFYVERLWREIRLYKIAPVSQQMVLNYLSEHVLGLPRSY, from the coding sequence ATGGACTTCGCCTTCACCGAGCAGCAGGAGATGATCCGCAAGGAGGTCTCCGCCCTGGCGCGCTCCTTCTCCTGGGACTACTGGCTCGAGAAGGACCGGAAGGCCGAGTACCCCCAGGAGTTCGTCGACGCCTTCGCGCGCAGCGGCTGGCTGGGGATCATCGTTCCGGAGGAGTACGGCGGCTCGGGGCTCGGGGTCACCGAGGGCTCGATCCTGCTCCACGAGATCTGCGCGGCCGGGGCCGGGACCAGCGGCGCCTCGCCGATCCACTTCTACGTCTTCCCGCCGATGCCGCTGATCAAGCACGGGAGCGAGGCGCTGAAGCGCAAGACCCTGCCGAAGATCGCGACCGGCGAGATCGTGATGTCCTTCGGCGTGACCGAGCCCAACGCGGGGACGGACACCTCCCGGATCCAGACGCGGGCGGAGAAGAAGGGGGACCGCTGGATCATCAACGGGCGCAAGGTCTGGAACACGAACGCCCGGCACGCGACGAAGATCCTGCTCCTGGCGCGGACGACGCCACGCGAGCAGGTCGCGAGCAAGCCCTTCAAGGGCATGACGCTCTTCTTCGCCGACTTCGACCGCACCCGGATCACGGTGCGCGAGATCGAGAAGCTCGGGCGGGCTGCGGTGGATTCCAACGAGATCTTCATCGACAACCTGGAGGTTCCCGAGGAGGACGTCGTGGGGCAGGTGGGCGAAGGGTTCTACCACCTGCTCGACTCGCTCAACCCCGAGCGGATCCTGACGGCCATCGAGGCGGTCGGGATCGGCCGGGCAGCGCTGGAGCGGGCGGTCCAGTACGCCAAGGAACGGATCGTCTTCGACCGGCCCATCGGGAAGAACCAGGCCATCGCCCACCCTCTCGCCGGCGCCTGGGCAAAGCTCGAAGCTTCCGAGCTCATCTGCTGGAAGGCCGCCTGGCTCTACGACCACGGCCGCCCCTGCGGGGCCGAGGCCAACACGGCCAAGCTCGTGGCCGCGGAGGCGGGCTTCGAGGCCTGCGACGTAGCGCTCCAGACGCTCGGCGGCTTCGGCTACGCCAAGGAGTTCTACGTCGAGCGCCTCTGGCGTGAGATCCGGCTCTACAAGATCGCGCCGGTCTCCCAGCAGATGGTGCTCAACTACCTCTCCGAGCACGTCCTGGGCCTCCCGCGCTCATACTAG